In one window of Pristiophorus japonicus isolate sPriJap1 chromosome 9, sPriJap1.hap1, whole genome shotgun sequence DNA:
- the LOC139274057 gene encoding gastrula zinc finger protein XlCGF71.1-like, translated as MCRKRFARSSDLLIHQRLHIRQTPFTCSVCGKQFVQSSTLLTHQQIHTDERPFKCSDCEKTFKTSNELWTHQRTHTGEKPFTCSVCEKGFAASSQLPRHHRVHTGERPFSCSVCGKGFIQSSHLLKHQ; from the coding sequence ATGTGTCGGAAGAGATTCGctcggtcatctgacctgctgatacaccaacgacttCATATCAGGCAgacgccgttcacctgctctgtgtgtggaaagCAATTtgttcagtcatccaccctgctgacacaccagcaaattcacactgacgagagaccttttaaatgttctgactgtgagaaaacCTTTAAAACAAGTAATGAGCTGTGgacacaccagcgcactcacactggggagaaaccgttcacctgctccgtgtgtgagaaagGATTTGCTGCATCATCCCAGCTGCCAAGACACcatcgagttcatactggggaaagACCATTCAGCTGCTCCGTTTGTggaaagggattcattcagtcatcccacctgctgaaacatcagtga
- the LOC139273414 gene encoding zinc finger protein 239-like: MEKPWECGDCGKRFNYRSRLEIHRRSHTAKRLFICSVCGDRFTRSSDLMGHQLIHTGERPYSCPVCGEGFTCYSNLLTHQRVHTGDRLFTCSECGEGFARSSHLQVHQHVHTREKPFTCSVCWKGFTTSSDLLTHQQVHTGDRPFTCSVCGKGFTTSSQLLIHQRVHTGERPFKCSVCGKGFTQSSSLLRHQQVHK; encoded by the coding sequence atggagaaaccgtgggaatgtggggactgtgggaagagattcaattatcGATCacggctggaaattcatcgacgtagTCACACTGcgaagaggctgttcatctgctccgtgtgtggggatcGATTCACTCGGTCGAGCGACCTGATGGGACACCAGcttattcacactggggagagaccgtacagctgccccgtgtgtggggagggattcacttgttattccaaccttctaactcaccagcgagttcacacgggggacaggctgttcacctgctctgagtgtggagaGGGATTCGCTAGGTCATCCCACCTGCAGGTACACCAGCACGTTCATACtagggagaagccattcacctgctccgtgtgttggaagggattcactacctcatcagacctgctgacacaccagcaagttcacaccggggacaggccgttcacctgctcagtgtgtgggaagggattcactacctcatcccagctgctgatacaccagcgagttcacactggggagaggccgttcaaatgctcagtgtgtgggaagggatttactcagtcatccagcctgctgagacaccagcaagttcacaagtga